A window from Malacoplasma iowae encodes these proteins:
- a CDS encoding NADP-dependent glyceraldehyde-3-phosphate dehydrogenase has product MNDFKEKIYSGKSYINGKFIDSNKKIEIYSPINNSHIGDVVALSKSDIDDAFLAAHNAFNKWSFTPGYKRVELIKKMASYFIEEKEFLANLITLEVGKSYKESLSEVERSYQYIMDTIDYFEKNIDKPFVIDETIHGVKNKVGKFYRVPIGVVLAISPFNYPINLSISKIIPSLIVGNTVVFKPATYGSLVGSQLARYFDKSGFEPGVFNLVTGKGSEIGDYIVTNKYIQGITFTGSTDIGKKIAEQASMKKLVLELGGKDAAIVLDDIDVSLVAKEIVKGAYGYSGQRCTAIKRIIVLNDIADRLVIALREEILKLRVGNPFSSPDIVPVIDKKSLDYVLSLIQDALVHGANIVTGNQIVGHNLLTPTLVDHVSLKSKLAWEEPFGPVLPIIRVKDISEAISVANASNFGLQGSVFTNDKAKALLVANHLNTGTVNINKSSSRGPDIFPFVGVKDSGFGVQGIEGAMVEMTRIKGIVENS; this is encoded by the coding sequence ATGAATGACTTTAAAGAAAAAATTTACTCTGGAAAATCATATATTAATGGTAAATTTATTGATTCAAATAAAAAAATAGAAATTTATTCACCTATTAATAATAGTCATATTGGGGATGTTGTAGCATTAAGTAAATCTGATATTGATGATGCATTTTTAGCTGCACATAATGCTTTTAATAAATGAAGTTTTACACCAGGATATAAAAGAGTTGAATTAATTAAAAAAATGGCTTCATACTTTATTGAAGAAAAAGAGTTTTTAGCTAATTTAATTACACTAGAAGTTGGTAAATCTTATAAAGAGAGTTTATCTGAAGTTGAACGTTCTTACCAATACATAATGGATACTATTGATTATTTTGAAAAAAACATAGATAAACCATTTGTTATAGATGAAACAATTCATGGTGTAAAAAATAAAGTTGGTAAATTTTATAGAGTACCAATTGGAGTAGTGCTTGCTATTTCTCCTTTTAACTATCCAATTAATTTATCAATATCTAAAATTATTCCATCACTAATAGTTGGTAACACTGTTGTTTTTAAACCTGCAACTTATGGCTCTTTAGTTGGAAGTCAACTTGCAAGATATTTTGATAAATCTGGTTTTGAACCAGGTGTGTTTAACTTGGTAACAGGTAAGGGAAGTGAAATTGGGGACTATATAGTAACAAATAAATACATTCAAGGAATCACTTTCACTGGAAGTACAGATATTGGTAAAAAAATAGCTGAACAAGCATCAATGAAAAAATTGGTTTTAGAACTTGGTGGCAAAGATGCAGCTATTGTTCTTGATGATATTGATGTTTCTTTAGTAGCTAAAGAGATAGTTAAAGGTGCATATGGTTACAGTGGACAACGTTGTACAGCAATAAAAAGAATTATTGTTTTAAATGACATTGCAGATAGATTAGTGATTGCTTTAAGAGAAGAAATTTTAAAACTTAGAGTTGGTAACCCATTTAGTAGTCCAGACATTGTCCCAGTAATTGATAAAAAAAGCCTAGATTATGTTTTATCTTTAATCCAAGATGCTTTAGTTCATGGAGCTAATATAGTAACTGGAAATCAAATTGTTGGTCATAATTTATTAACTCCAACCTTAGTTGACCATGTTTCTTTAAAAAGTAAACTTGCATGAGAAGAACCATTTGGACCAGTATTGCCAATAATAAGAGTTAAAGATATAAGTGAAGCTATAAGTGTAGCCAATGCAAGTAATTTTGGTTTACAAGGAAGTGTATTTACAAATGATAAAGCAAAAGCATTGTTAGTTGCAAACCACTTAAACACAGGAACTGTTAATATTAATAAGTCTTCTTCACGTGGACCAGATATTTTCCCATTTGTTGGTGTTAAAGATTCAGGATTTGGTGTCCAAGGGATTGAGGGAGCAATGGTTGAGATGACAAGAATTAAAGGAATCGTTGAAAATAGTTAA
- a CDS encoding CinA family protein has translation MDYKQIIINELKKLNLKLGIAESVTGGMISSALVDVPGSSKVFKGSVVSYTPEAKNKLLGIDIDLIEKYGEVSPQIAKEMALAIRNKLKTDFSIAVTGHAGPFSDSEEKKCLVYFCIIVIDKAYEFEMISNDEGRTTNRITIASKIIEELFKLIYKVKSESKIINNSEL, from the coding sequence ATGGATTACAAACAAATAATTATTAACGAATTAAAAAAATTAAATTTAAAACTTGGAATTGCAGAATCTGTTACTGGTGGTATGATTTCTTCAGCACTTGTTGATGTCCCAGGGTCATCTAAAGTATTTAAAGGTTCTGTAGTTTCATATACTCCAGAAGCTAAAAATAAACTACTTGGAATTGACATTGACTTAATTGAAAAGTATGGTGAAGTATCTCCACAGATAGCTAAAGAAATGGCTTTAGCAATTAGAAATAAATTGAAAACAGATTTTTCTATTGCAGTAACAGGTCACGCTGGTCCTTTTAGTGACTCTGAAGAAAAGAAATGCTTAGTTTATTTTTGTATCATTGTTATTGATAAAGCATATGAATTTGAAATGATTTCAAACGATGAAGGAAGAACAACTAATAGAATAACTATTGCTTCAAAAATAATTGAAGAGTTATTTAAGCTAATATATAAAGTTAAATCAGAAAGCAAAATAATAAATAATTCAGAACTTTAG
- the recA gene encoding recombinase RecA, with the protein MEYKIFNETIKEMEKKYGKETFCYFDDNDKVEVISTGSIHLDDAIGIGGFPKGRIVEIFGNESSGKTTIALQVIKQCINNNMKAAYIDAEQTLDATYLKSIGIDLEKLLIAKPETGEQAFSIIDALVKTNLIDLIVVDSVAALIPQSELNATMEDQNIGAHARLMSKGLRMIHANVAKSNVCVVFINQLREKVGVMFGNPEITTGGRALKFFSSLRLDVRKSELLKNGSDILGIKSKVTVVKNKLAPPLKTCFVDIFFGKGFDYNNEIIDFAIEYEIINKSGSWFYYNGDKICQGRKQLEEYLTSHQDIFEEIKNKVIEQKK; encoded by the coding sequence ATGGAGTATAAAATTTTTAATGAAACAATAAAAGAAATGGAAAAAAAATATGGCAAAGAAACTTTTTGCTATTTTGATGACAATGATAAAGTTGAAGTAATTTCAACAGGAAGTATTCACTTAGATGATGCTATTGGAATTGGTGGTTTTCCTAAAGGTAGAATAGTTGAAATTTTTGGTAATGAATCAAGTGGAAAAACAACAATTGCATTACAAGTTATAAAACAATGCATTAACAATAATATGAAAGCAGCATATATTGATGCTGAACAAACATTGGATGCGACATATTTGAAATCTATAGGAATAGATCTTGAAAAGTTGTTGATAGCAAAACCAGAGACTGGTGAACAAGCATTTTCAATTATAGATGCACTAGTAAAAACTAATTTAATAGATTTAATTGTTGTTGATTCAGTTGCAGCCTTAATTCCTCAAAGTGAACTGAATGCTACAATGGAAGATCAAAACATAGGTGCCCATGCAAGATTAATGTCTAAGGGTTTAAGAATGATTCATGCAAATGTTGCTAAATCAAATGTATGTGTTGTTTTTATTAATCAATTAAGAGAAAAGGTTGGAGTAATGTTTGGTAATCCTGAAATTACAACAGGCGGTAGGGCTTTAAAGTTTTTTAGTTCTTTAAGATTAGATGTAAGAAAAAGTGAACTACTTAAAAATGGTAGTGATATTCTTGGAATTAAATCAAAAGTAACAGTTGTAAAAAACAAATTAGCGCCACCTTTAAAAACTTGCTTTGTTGATATTTTCTTTGGTAAAGGTTTTGACTATAATAATGAGATTATTGATTTTGCAATTGAGTATGAAATTATAAACAAATCAGGTTCGTGATTTTATTATAATGGTGATAAAATTTGCCAAGGAAGAAAACAATTAGAAGAATACTTAACTTCTCATCAAGATATTTTTGAAGAAATAAAAAACAAAGTAATTGAACAAAAAAAATAA
- the ptsP gene encoding phosphoenolpyruvate--protein phosphotransferase, whose protein sequence is MSNILKGTGASVGIACAKAFVLKKPTFNITSSKIDNSSNEVKKIELAFDKSIDQLEKIKAIATKKNGSEKALVFDAHIEIVKDPELKNQIVDLVDNEKLNGAYAIKKIYDSTHDFFASMEDPYFKERASDINDVQTRVLANFLNIELPNLLSIDKEVIIIAHDLTPSETALLNKEFVKGFITNIGGRTSHASIMARTMEIPAVLGLKNVTEQIKDDEIVAIDGDAGVVEFKDVDVNLWKKKILAFEEEKKELLKFTKVKAKTKDGHIVDVEANIGKPSDSDNLDSYGAEGVGLYRSEFLYMDSSNWPDEQTQFEAYKYVLEKQKDKIVIVRTLDIGGDKKLNYFTFDHEENPFLGYRAIRFTLDNKEVFKTQLRALLKASIYGKLGIMFPMICSIGEIIKAKEILNECKKELDQEKVKYSNDLKIGMMIEIPSTAILADKFAEHVDFFSIGTNDLIQYTFAVDRMSEKLTHLYQPNNPSLLRMIAHTIEGAKKHNVSVAMCGEMAGDVMSIPILLGLAGKGLNAFSMSASSIPRAKKFISSLNHKDCIDLAEKAINCSTPEEVNKLVKDFLTKNNLM, encoded by the coding sequence ATGTCTAATATTTTAAAAGGTACTGGCGCAAGTGTAGGTATTGCTTGTGCAAAAGCTTTTGTATTAAAAAAACCAACTTTTAATATTACTAGTTCAAAGATTGATAATAGTAGCAATGAAGTAAAAAAAATTGAATTAGCTTTTGATAAATCTATTGATCAATTAGAAAAAATTAAAGCAATAGCAACAAAAAAAAATGGAAGTGAAAAAGCATTAGTATTTGATGCTCACATTGAAATAGTAAAAGATCCAGAATTAAAAAATCAAATTGTAGATTTAGTTGATAACGAAAAACTAAATGGTGCTTATGCAATTAAAAAAATATATGATTCTACTCATGATTTTTTTGCTTCAATGGAAGATCCTTATTTTAAAGAGCGTGCAAGTGATATCAATGATGTTCAAACAAGAGTTTTGGCTAATTTCTTAAACATTGAACTTCCAAATCTTTTATCTATTGATAAAGAAGTTATTATTATTGCACATGATTTAACACCAAGTGAAACAGCTTTATTGAACAAAGAATTTGTTAAGGGATTTATAACTAATATTGGTGGAAGAACAAGTCATGCATCAATAATGGCTAGAACAATGGAAATCCCAGCTGTATTAGGTTTAAAAAATGTAACTGAACAAATTAAAGATGATGAAATTGTAGCAATAGATGGTGATGCTGGTGTTGTTGAATTTAAAGATGTTGATGTTAACTTATGAAAGAAAAAAATATTAGCATTTGAAGAAGAGAAAAAAGAATTATTAAAGTTTACAAAAGTTAAAGCTAAAACAAAAGATGGTCATATAGTTGATGTTGAAGCAAATATTGGTAAACCAAGTGACTCAGATAATTTAGATTCATATGGTGCTGAAGGTGTTGGTTTATATAGAAGTGAGTTTTTATACATGGACTCTTCAAATTGACCAGATGAACAAACACAATTTGAAGCATATAAATATGTTTTAGAAAAACAAAAAGACAAAATTGTTATTGTTAGAACATTGGATATTGGTGGCGATAAAAAATTAAATTATTTTACTTTTGATCATGAAGAAAATCCCTTTTTAGGCTATAGAGCAATTAGATTTACTTTAGATAACAAAGAAGTATTTAAAACCCAATTAAGAGCATTATTGAAAGCTTCAATTTATGGTAAGCTTGGAATTATGTTCCCTATGATTTGTTCAATTGGTGAAATTATAAAAGCTAAAGAAATTTTAAATGAATGTAAAAAAGAACTTGATCAAGAAAAAGTTAAATACTCAAATGATTTAAAAATTGGTATGATGATTGAAATACCATCAACTGCTATTCTTGCAGATAAGTTTGCAGAACATGTAGATTTTTTCTCAATTGGAACAAATGACTTAATTCAATATACTTTTGCTGTTGATAGAATGTCTGAAAAATTAACACACCTATACCAACCAAACAATCCTTCTTTACTAAGAATGATTGCTCACACAATAGAAGGTGCAAAAAAACACAATGTATCAGTAGCTATGTGTGGTGAAATGGCTGGTGATGTTATGTCTATTCCTATTTTATTAGGATTAGCTGGAAAAGGTCTTAATGCATTTAGTATGAGTGCTTCATCAATACCAAGAGCTAAAAAGTTTATCTCTAGTTTAAATCATAAAGACTGTATCGACTTAGCAGAAAAAGCTATTAATTGTAGTACTCCTGAAGAAGTTAATAAACTTGTAAAAGATTTTTTAACTAAAAATAATTTAATGTAA
- a CDS encoding MATE family efflux transporter: MKSKISRKNFDDNFKYLNENNSKKNKLVNKLFGDKAFIILMFSLFIPSALQQLITIAVTYVDIFFISGFAPNKITIDNNVINIANPGTIAKTAVGISTSVINFPLMVTLGVTSGIGLVTAQYYGAKQKNELQQTIIYKILVSLLLVTPFIILMMVMPFEIISVSRNVFNPILTSESGLISSVAATYLFWSAPGFFIIILVYTLGYSYREIGKPKYALIASLCSMCVNIIMDPLLIIFEKDLNNAVRNIALATICSRFIEFLVMFIFIYAKKEYYLFIKKVKLDFKTFKVTIKNSWQAIFNDALYGFATLFLVMCLLIYDENSHDAFTTVSIIIQFANVIFPGMAASCAVLVGSELGNNNIEKAKSNSICLITWGSIITLVFALILFALSWFINPILSPPPPIENSNLYNQWLANQELAKQAEWVMMPIIFSQGIFSILYFSIKAGGSKYIFFTDGFVMSVWCVVLGCLLYTKTINPNNLKSPLLLFFIVEFNQIAKAITSFIMYKWSNWAINITINK; this comes from the coding sequence ATGAAGTCAAAAATAAGTAGAAAAAATTTTGATGATAATTTTAAATATTTAAATGAAAATAATAGTAAAAAAAACAAATTGGTTAATAAACTATTTGGTGACAAAGCCTTTATTATTTTAATGTTTTCATTATTTATACCTTCAGCATTGCAACAATTAATTACTATTGCTGTAACATATGTTGATATATTTTTTATTTCTGGTTTTGCCCCAAATAAAATTACTATTGATAATAATGTTATTAATATAGCAAATCCTGGAACAATTGCTAAAACAGCTGTTGGTATATCAACATCGGTTATTAATTTTCCGCTCATGGTTACTTTGGGTGTAACATCAGGTATTGGCTTAGTTACAGCACAATACTATGGAGCAAAACAAAAAAATGAATTACAACAAACTATCATTTATAAAATACTTGTTAGTTTGTTATTGGTTACTCCTTTTATCATCTTAATGATGGTTATGCCTTTTGAAATTATTTCTGTTTCTAGAAATGTTTTTAATCCGATTTTAACAAGTGAGTCTGGATTAATTTCAAGTGTGGCTGCAACTTATTTATTTTGAAGTGCTCCTGGATTTTTTATAATAATTCTTGTATACACTTTAGGGTACTCTTATAGAGAAATTGGGAAACCTAAATATGCATTAATAGCTTCATTGTGTTCTATGTGTGTCAATATCATAATGGACCCATTACTAATTATTTTTGAAAAAGATTTAAATAATGCAGTTAGAAATATTGCATTAGCAACTATATGTTCTAGATTTATTGAATTTTTAGTAATGTTCATTTTTATATATGCCAAAAAAGAATATTATTTATTTATTAAGAAAGTAAAACTAGATTTTAAAACATTCAAGGTGACAATTAAAAATTCATGACAAGCAATTTTTAATGATGCTCTATATGGTTTTGCTACATTATTTTTAGTAATGTGTTTATTAATATATGATGAAAATAGTCATGATGCATTTACAACTGTATCAATAATTATTCAATTTGCAAATGTTATTTTTCCAGGTATGGCTGCAAGTTGTGCTGTTTTAGTTGGTAGTGAATTAGGAAACAACAATATTGAAAAAGCTAAATCTAACAGCATTTGTTTAATAACCTGAGGTTCTATAATAACTTTAGTATTTGCTTTGATTTTATTTGCTTTATCATGATTTATTAATCCAATATTATCTCCTCCACCTCCAATAGAAAACTCTAATCTTTATAATCAATGGTTAGCTAATCAAGAATTGGCAAAACAAGCTGAATGAGTCATGATGCCAATTATATTTAGTCAGGGTATTTTCTCAATTTTATATTTTTCAATAAAGGCTGGTGGATCTAAATATATATTTTTTACTGATGGATTTGTTATGTCAGTGTGATGTGTAGTTTTAGGTTGTTTGCTTTATACTAAAACAATTAATCCAAACAACTTAAAATCACCTTTGCTATTATTTTTTATTGTTGAATTTAATCAAATTGCCAAAGCGATAACTTCATTTATTATGTATAAATGATCTAATTGAGCTATCAATATTACTATTAATAAATAA
- a CDS encoding MATE family efflux transporter produces MSIVNKIFSEKIDANVNDFYAKQNMWKLSAKVVIPTLLLTLLFGIYIFIDQLLMIYLIPKMGIDYYQKYFDSLNVPILNQMDVIVNKLRSDNIQQSSWGFTLFNNQNFISYAASLIGIFNLIVISFGYLISTGASVLYSRAYAKKDHYQRDKVYQTSFYSTIIFSLFATVLMIFIQQPILSAIIPVGEKYNYVFPNSEVQNSLSSIPDAQQTITSYVKYYYSGSIKQTGSYLYFLNSTIIFMCLSNLFSFFLRSEGKNIWITFIAIFANMFNIVLDVILIYSKLGVIGSGIATFISFMMNCFGLIIYIIILQKKSATNVNFVVLKQFRINFKILIISISLGSGTFLREISLAVANVVYLTVLYSTFNAITNGPIALGILTKLVATPLYNLLFFAIFGIVDGMRPILSYNYANKEYNRVKKAYWIGTLYGIIYSLMVNVLIFSSLASDTVLNFFAPVQDGEKNQATKMLIVLLMSMMFQMPFISLSVGGLSLFQSTGKNFMNFLLSLMQGSITFYPVIYSMSAIAKHFDSYFLMMFTGFLNIALSSLIIFFSTIIYIYQYMGKKEKNNDPAASLNKQIKKLEDILKVNKNKI; encoded by the coding sequence GTGTCTATTGTTAATAAAATTTTTAGTGAAAAAATCGATGCTAACGTCAATGATTTTTATGCTAAACAAAATATGTGAAAATTATCTGCTAAAGTAGTTATTCCAACATTACTGCTAACTCTTTTATTTGGAATTTATATTTTTATAGATCAATTACTAATGATTTATCTTATCCCAAAAATGGGAATTGACTATTATCAAAAATATTTTGACTCGCTTAATGTTCCTATATTAAATCAAATGGATGTTATAGTAAATAAACTTCGTAGCGATAATATTCAACAAAGTTCTTGAGGTTTTACTTTGTTTAATAATCAAAACTTTATAAGTTATGCTGCAAGTTTAATTGGGATATTTAATTTAATTGTTATATCTTTTGGTTATCTTATAAGTACAGGTGCTTCAGTTTTATATAGTAGAGCATATGCTAAAAAAGATCATTATCAAAGAGATAAAGTTTATCAAACTTCATTTTATTCAACTATTATTTTTTCTCTTTTTGCTACTGTCTTAATGATTTTTATTCAACAACCTATATTGTCTGCAATTATTCCTGTAGGTGAAAAATATAACTATGTTTTTCCCAACAGTGAAGTACAAAATTCACTTAGCTCAATTCCTGATGCACAACAAACAATAACTTCATATGTTAAATATTATTACTCTGGCTCAATTAAACAAACGGGGAGCTATTTATACTTTTTAAACTCAACAATTATTTTTATGTGTTTATCTAATCTATTTTCTTTCTTTTTGAGAAGTGAGGGAAAAAATATTTGAATTACATTTATAGCAATTTTTGCAAATATGTTTAATATTGTTTTGGATGTAATATTAATTTATTCTAAACTTGGTGTAATAGGTTCTGGGATTGCAACTTTTATTAGTTTTATGATGAATTGTTTCGGATTAATAATTTATATTATTATTCTTCAAAAAAAGTCTGCAACAAACGTGAATTTTGTTGTTTTAAAACAATTTAGGATTAATTTTAAAATACTTATTATTTCAATATCTTTAGGATCTGGCACATTTTTAAGAGAGATTTCTTTAGCTGTTGCTAATGTTGTTTACTTAACAGTTTTATATAGTACATTTAATGCAATAACTAATGGGCCAATTGCTTTAGGCATATTGACTAAATTAGTTGCAACTCCTTTATATAATCTTTTATTTTTTGCTATTTTTGGGATTGTTGATGGAATGAGACCTATTCTTTCATATAATTATGCAAACAAAGAATATAATAGGGTTAAAAAAGCTTATTGAATTGGAACACTTTATGGAATTATTTATTCTTTAATGGTTAATGTTTTGATATTTTCATCATTAGCATCAGATACTGTATTAAACTTTTTTGCACCAGTTCAAGATGGAGAAAAAAACCAAGCAACAAAAATGCTTATTGTATTATTGATGTCTATGATGTTTCAAATGCCATTTATTAGTTTGTCTGTTGGTGGGTTGAGTTTGTTTCAATCAACTGGTAAAAATTTTATGAATTTTTTATTATCCTTAATGCAAGGTAGTATAACTTTTTATCCAGTAATTTATTCAATGAGTGCTATTGCTAAACATTTTGATAGTTATTTCCTTATGATGTTTACAGGATTTTTAAATATTGCTTTATCATCGTTAATTATCTTTTTTTCAACAATTATTTACATTTATCAATACATGGGCAAAAAAGAAAAAAATAATGATCCAGCAGCTTCATTAAATAAACAAATTAAAAAACTTGAAGATATTTTAAAAGTTAATAAAAATAAAATTTAA
- a CDS encoding IS30 family transposase, whose translation MKTYKHLTKEERCLIYFLWNKEKYSMNKIAKILNKNKSTISRELKRNTSSTGIYYSSTAHKKYIRRKSNCHMFFMLKYKNFTDLFIQKFNPKSHGVEATIFWIKENYPLVKVPSARQVFRWINSKIWKIQRRDCLRRKYVKGKRRKIGIFSKIDGKYCIPYSLRPEKINNRKEFGHWEADLIVSKRQSGYYHLLTLVERKTRLAIIRKIKGKNARSMMAKMYTIIRDEKLPIKSITVDNGLEFQMMGITAKQFNFKVYYCQPYSSFQRGSNENINGIVRRWYKKGTDFSLVSEDKIKTLEWKVNNIPRKMFGYKTAYQMYQENI comes from the coding sequence ATGAAAACTTATAAACATTTAACAAAAGAAGAAAGATGCTTAATTTATTTTCTTTGAAATAAAGAAAAATATTCTATGAATAAGATTGCAAAAATCTTAAATAAAAACAAATCAACAATATCAAGAGAATTAAAAAGAAACACATCTTCAACAGGGATTTATTATTCATCAACTGCTCACAAAAAATACATTAGAAGAAAATCAAATTGTCATATGTTTTTTATGTTGAAGTACAAAAACTTCACAGATCTTTTTATTCAAAAATTTAATCCTAAATCTCATGGTGTAGAAGCTACAATTTTTTGAATAAAAGAAAACTATCCGTTAGTTAAAGTTCCAAGTGCTAGGCAAGTATTTAGATGAATCAATAGCAAGATTTGAAAGATACAAAGAAGAGATTGTTTAAGAAGAAAATATGTTAAAGGAAAAAGAAGAAAAATAGGTATATTTTCTAAAATTGATGGAAAATACTGCATTCCTTATAGTCTAAGACCAGAAAAGATAAACAATAGAAAAGAATTTGGACATTGAGAAGCTGATCTAATAGTTAGTAAAAGGCAAAGTGGTTATTACCACTTATTGACATTAGTGGAAAGAAAAACAAGGTTGGCAATTATTAGAAAAATAAAAGGGAAGAACGCTAGATCAATGATGGCTAAAATGTATACCATTATTCGAGATGAAAAACTCCCAATAAAAAGCATCACTGTTGATAATGGGTTAGAGTTTCAAATGATGGGAATAACTGCAAAACAATTCAACTTTAAAGTTTATTATTGCCAACCTTATTCTTCATTCCAAAGAGGGTCCAACGAGAACATAAATGGGATAGTTAGAAGATGATATAAAAAAGGAACTGACTTCAGTTTAGTAAGTGAAGATAAAATAAAAACTCTTGAATGAAAAGTAAACAACATCCCAAGAAAAATGTTTGGTTATAAAACAGCTTACCAAATGTATCAAGAAAATATTTAA